The Saccharomycodes ludwigii strain NBRC 1722 chromosome II, whole genome shotgun sequence genome window below encodes:
- the MCM7 gene encoding DNA replication licensing factor MCM7 (similar to Saccharomyces cerevisiae YBR202W | MCM7 | MiniChromosome Maintenance) translates to MSSTGSLPHIHIPIDYQYLQEEIEDFLKHFKSTYDADADLLQNDDDDADVGIGPKYMAMLQKIANRELSTIYIDLNDIKEYQIDKYLNTNNHTVNAPGRGQRLYNAVIKNAYHFIELFCDVVDKLMPEPTKELNATDDVLDIILHQRKLRNLRLQNETRDSLRNEVDTATDNEDRENMINRIAEEETEKNGFPNKLLRRYNLYFKPLKNMKAYSVREVTGNKIGQLITIRGIVTRISDVKPNVVVNAYTCDQCGYEVFQEVSGRTFKPLVDCPSKDCIDNNTKGKLYMSSRGSKFSAFQECKIQELSNQVPVGHIPRSLNIHVNGDGLVRSLIPGDIVDVTGIYLPLPYTGYKALKTGLLTETYLEAQFVEQHKRRDYDISNTFMDAAIQELLNQGNVYERLALSIAPEIYGHLDVKKALLLLLVGGVDKKVGDGMKIRGDINICLMGDPGVAKSQLLKSIVKISPRGVYTTGKGSSGVGLTAAVMRDPVTDEMVLEGGALVLSDNGICCIDEFDKMDEVDRTAIHEVMEQQTISISKAGINTTLNARSSILAAANPLYGRYNPRLSPLDNINLPAALLSRFDILFLLLDLPDRDNDEKLAEHVAYVHMHNKQPDLGFEPVSLSTLRSFIALAKSKRPIMNPDVNDCVVQAYIRMRQDSKREMDSKFSFGQATPRTLLGIIRLAQALAKLRLSDNVVVEDVQEALRLIQVSKESLYQEGNNKAGGRKGDGDESPTTKIYKVIRNMANEGGIFRKTIPFAKIVRTIRNRGFTQLQLTNCINEYDLLNVWHLRDNGETLAFINEAMADNIDVVTKSPTASPKKVTSVDTDILSHHVNNEDERPNIMVENTDVEMND, encoded by the coding sequence atgagtTCAACAGGTTCCTTACCACATATTCATATTCCGATAGATTATCAATATCTACAAGAAGAAATTGAAGATTTTTTGAAGCATTTTAAATCAACTTATGATGCTGATGCAGATTTGTTAcaaaatgatgatgatgatgctGATGTTGGCATTGGCCCAAAATATATGGCTATGCTTCAAAAAATAGCTAATAGAGAGTTATCTACCATATATATCGATctaaatgatattaaagaataccaaattgataaatatttaaataccAATAATCATACTGTTAATGCCCCTGGACGAGGACAAAGATTGTATAACGCAGTTATAAAAAATGCATACCATTTTATTGAACTTTTTTGTGACGTGGTAGATAAGCTAATGCCTGAGCCCACTAAAGAATTGAATGCAACTGATGATGTAttggatattattttacatCAAAGGAAACTACGTAATTTGAGATTACAAAACGAAACCAGAGACTCTTTAAGAAATGAAGTTGATACGGCTACTGACAATGAAGATAGGGAAAATATGATTAATAGAATCGCCGAAGAAGAGACCGAAAAAAATGGGTTTCCAAATAAATTGTTGAGGCGTTATAATTTATACTTCAAGCCATTGAAAAACATGAAGGCATACTCTGTTAGGGAAGTCACAGGGAATAAGATCGGTCAATTAATCACTATTCGTGGTATTGTTACTCGTATCTCAGATGTTAAACCaaatgttgttgttaatgCTTATACTTGTGATCAATGTGGATATGAAGTTTTTCAAGAAGTTAGTGGTAGAACATTTAAACCTTTAGTTGATTGTCCAAGCAAAGATtgtattgataataataccaagGGCAAATTATACATGAGTTCTAGGGGTTCCAAATTTAGTGCCTTTCAAGAATGTAAAATTCAAGAATTGTCAAATCAAGTACCGGTCGGTCATATACCACGTTCTTTAAATATACATGTTAACGGCGATGGATTAGTTAGAAGTTTAATTCCTGGTGATATAGTAGACGTTACTGGGATTTATTTACCATTACCATATACTGGGTATAAAGCTTTGAAGACTGGGTTGTTAACAGAAACTTACTTGGAAGCTCAATTTGTTGAGCAACACAAACGCCGTGACTATGATATTTCAAACACTTTTATGGATGCTGCTATTCAAGAACTTTTAAATCAAGGCAATGTTTACGAACGATTGGCTTTATCAATTGCTCCAGAAATTTACGGTCATTTGGATGTTAAAAAGGccttattgttattattggttgGAGGCgttgataaaaaagttGGGGATGGTATGAAGATTAGGGGTGACATCAATATATGTCTAATGGGTGATCCAGGTGTTGCCAAATctcaattattaaaatctaTTGTCAAAATATCTCCACGTGGTGTTTATACAACGGGTAAAGGTTCTTCGGGTGTTGGTTTAACAGCTGCTGTTATGAGGGATCCAGTCACTGATGAAATGGTCTTGGAAGGTGGTGCATTAGTATTATCTGACAATGGCATTTGCTGTATTGATGAATTTGACAAGATGGATGAGGTGGATAGAACGGCTATTCATGAAGTTATGGAACAACAAACGATTTCTATTTCTAAAGCTGGTATCAACACCACTTTAAACGCACGTAGCTCAATATTAGCCGCTGCAAACCCATTATATGGTAGGTATAACCCAAGATTGTCCCCTTTGGATAATATCAATTTACCAGCTGCTTTGCTATCCAGatttgatatattatttttattattggattTACCTGATAGAGACaatgatgaaaaattagCTGAGCATGTTGCATATGTTCACATGCACAATAAACAGCCTGATTTAGGCTTTGAACCTGTTAGTTTGTCTACATTGCGATCTTTTATTGCCTTAGCAAAAAGTAAAAGGCCGATAATGAATCCAGATGTTAACGATTGTGTTGTTCAGGCTTACATACGCATGAGACAAGATTCTAAAAGGGAAATGGAttccaaattttcatttggCCAAGCGACACCAAGAACATTGTTGGGCATTATTAGATTGGCACAAGCTTTAGCAAAATTAAGATTAAGTGACAACGTTGTTGTAGAAGATGTCCAAGAAGCATTAAGACTAATCCAAGTATCAAAGGAATCATTGTATCAAGAGGGGAATAACAAAGCTGGTGGTCGTAAAGGCGATGGAGATGAAAGTCCAACCactaaaatttataaagtTATTAGAAATATGGCTAATGAAGGTGgtatttttagaaaaaccATACCATTTGCTAAAATTGTTAGAACCATTAGAAATAGAGGGTTTACTCAATTACAATTAACTAATTGTATAAATGAATATGATTTATTGAATGTTTGGCATTTGAGGGATAATGGTGAAACTTTGGCTTTCATTAATGAAGCTATGGCTGATAATATAGATGTGGTTACCAAGAGTCCGACGGCATCTCCTAAAAAAGTGACTAGTGTTGACACAGATATTTTATCGCACCATGttaataatgaagatgaaagACCAAATATAATGGTAGAAAATACCGATGTTGAGATGAATGATTAA
- the RGL1 gene encoding Rgl1p (similar to Saccharomyces cerevisiae YPL066W | RGL1 | Rho1 GEF Localizing), translating to MTYPVVTIKPSYNSIVRGCPGIADTLPRIECELRIRSNDGNPFSIDRIEIFLKNVEVVNNTHATGLTTKSKFEKKTLYYKKKLRINTESMKTNEILGLDVPITIGIPDSIKATNYNVKFGHTYTYFDCIVYYKLPKQFSNQAAISKFEMPINIERYNIYPNLKMFPPIKQKDCSPDNRIQLKYKLNSTCFGTDDLIHIDFEFKPNVGRHRNCSTTGTNANTHNNNSHTNSAKKLKIKTITVEVRELLEIATGQNDSDPNHPSIGSSSTNNNTSSMSGLESRENIIISVSKPINQLIGANGYKTFIDLKLLTINPAFKNYYTALLDPVAIYKLPKQKTSDTLPQITLIKAKSGNDSISSANSGNIGGEPLVYHSSLTTMGRLYSVTHDLIIRFKCSGNLKSFEITQPITISHWCKPQVKYIENIIRDEREIAINAKQFYDRYGGIKRIRRSDVLEYPPLPPIVFPYTKETMETLGIKYEKVGHKHLRRLPVIE from the coding sequence ATGACCTATCCAGTTGTAACAATTAAACCAAGTTATAATTCAATAGTAAGGGGATGTCCTGGTATTGCAGATACACTTCCCAGGATAGAATGTGAACTAAGAATACGATCAAATGATGGGAATCCATTTTCTATCGATCGAATTGagatttttttgaaaaatgtaGAGGTAGTAAATAACACTCATGCAACAGGATTAACTACAAAAtccaaatttgaaaaaaagacattatattataaaaaaaaattaagaataaATACTGAATCTATGAAAACAAACGAAATTTTAGGGTTAGATGTTCCAATAACTATTGGGATTCCGGATTCAATTAAGGCTACCAATTATAACGTAAAATTTGGACACACTTATACCTATTTTGATTGCattgtttattataaacTGCCCAAACAATTCAGCAATCAAGCAGCAATTAGTAAGTTTGAAATGCCAATCAATATTGAGagatataatatttatccTAATCTGAAGATGTTCCCTCccattaaacaaaaagattGTTCTCCAGATAACAGAAtccaattaaaatataaactaaACTCAACGTGTTTTGGTACTGACGACTTGATCCATATTGATTTCGAATTTAAACCAAATGTCGGAAGACATAGGAATTGTAGCACAACCGGTACAAATGCTAACACgcacaataataatagccaTACTAACAGTGcgaaaaaattgaagatCAAAACAATTACAGTAGAGGTACGCGAACTATTGGAAATAGCAACCGGTCAAAACGATTCTGATCCTAATCATCCAAGTATTGGTTCCTCTTCgaccaacaacaacactAGCAGTATGAGTGGATTGGAGAGTAGagaaaatatcattatatCCGTTTCTAAGCCAATTAATCAACTGATTGGAGCAAATGGCTACAAAACCTTTATTGATTTAAAGTTACTCACTATAAATCCAGctttcaaaaattattacaCAGCACTGTTAGATCCGGTGgcaatatataaattaccaaaacaaaaaacgtCCGATACTTTACCACAAATAACATTGATAAAGGCCAAAAGTGGGAATGACAGCATCTCCTCTGCTAATAGTGGTAATATTGGCGGAGAACCTTTAGTATATCATAGTTCCTTGACCACTATGGGCAGATTATATAGTGTAACACatgatttaattattagGTTTAAATGCAGTGGcaatttgaaaagttttgaaataaCACAACCAATTACAATAAGTCACTGGTGTAAACCACAAGtcaaatatattgaaaatataattagaGATGAAAGGGAGATTGCGATAAACGCCAAACAATTTTATGATAGATATGGAGGTATCAAAAGAATAAGGAGAAGTGATGTCTTAGAATACCCCCCCTTACCGCCAATAGTTTTTCCATACACTAAAGAAACGATGGAAACTTTGGGTattaaatatgaaaaagTTGGCCATAAACATTTAAGAAGGTTACCTGTTATTGAATAA
- the VPS28 gene encoding ESCRT-I subunit protein VPS28 (similar to Saccharomyces cerevisiae YPL065W | VPS28 | Vacuolar Protein Sorting) has protein sequence MSGTNLLSSTNNSTSRTNVTFIPSDILENLAELYSIIVAIDKLEKLFLKDNVSDKTYTIQMNKLLAQYKILLSDERTRSAFGDDLEFFIKKYNIRGCSNAINRLQRGIPATIEHFSGGSTTSDSNSNGTTTINAKGVAETTGNFITVMDALKLNYRSKEQLHPLMSDLLLSINKVLGNNSGKYQERSKLVEWIVKINKLKIDECLTDNEVREMLFDLDTAYKGFYSLLD, from the coding sequence atgtcagGTACCAATCTACTTTCTTCAACAAACAATAGCACTTCCAGAACTAATGTCACTTTTATTCCATCTGATATACTTGAGAATTTGGCAGAATTATATTCTATAATAGTAGCAATTGACAAATTAGAAAAGTTATTTCTAAAGGATAATGTATCAGATAAGACATATACCATACAGATGAACAAATTATTAGCACAGTACAAGATATTACTAAGTGATGAGAGAACAAGATCAGCGTTTGGAGATGATTTGGagttttttataaaaaaatataatattagaGGATGTTCTAATGCCATAAATAGGCTACAAAGAGGAATTCCAGCAACAATAGAGCATTTTAGTGGTGGATCTACCACATCTGATAGTAATAGCAATGGTACTACAACGATAAATGCCAAAGGTGTTGCTGAAACTACTGGTAATTTCATAACTGTTATGGAtgctttaaaattaaactaTAGGTCAAAGGAACAGTTACATCCATTAATGTCCGATTTGTTATTGAGTATCAATAAAGTATTGGGCAATAATAGTGGGAAATATCAAGAAAGGAGCAAACTAGTTGAATGGattgttaaaataaataaattgaaaatagacGAATGTTTAACAGATAATGAGGTTAGGGAAATGCTATTTGATTTAGACACTGCATACAAAGgtttttattctttgttagattaa